A section of the Fusobacterium perfoetens genome encodes:
- a CDS encoding PTS transporter subunit EIIC — translation MIIYMCPLWVSYQAFGIAEKAHGAAALAGAISFFILEAGAKSINGNIKMGVFSGIIAGLIAGNVYNKFKDTKVPEWLGFFGGRRFVPIMSALVSVLVSGVLGYVFPLIQKGLDTFGMWMIKAGELGLFLYGVLQRFLIPFGLHHVLNSIVRFMFGEYTNAAGQTFIGDQVRFFAGDPTAGIYMAGAFAIMMFGLPGAAFAIYRCAKPSRKKAVLGILISVALTSFLTGITEPIEFLFIFTAPLLFVAHSIFMGLSYALTNYLGVLHGFGFSARLIDYILNFKLATKPLLILPLGAFFFVLYYVTFSFIIKKMNYQTLGRESEEEIEKLNENKKVEEDGEVDNFIIALGGLDNFITADSCITRLRLDLKDRSLVDEKMLKQLGSKGVIKPGQTSVQVILGAKAERIANGIREKLSSK, via the coding sequence TTGATAATATATATGTGTCCTTTATGGGTATCATATCAAGCATTTGGAATTGCTGAAAAAGCTCATGGGGCGGCAGCTTTAGCAGGGGCAATCAGTTTCTTTATATTAGAAGCTGGAGCTAAATCAATAAATGGAAATATTAAAATGGGTGTGTTTTCAGGAATAATAGCTGGACTTATTGCAGGAAATGTGTATAATAAATTTAAAGATACAAAAGTTCCTGAATGGCTTGGATTCTTCGGAGGAAGAAGATTTGTTCCTATTATGTCAGCACTTGTAAGTGTTTTAGTTTCTGGAGTTTTAGGATATGTATTCCCATTAATTCAAAAAGGTTTAGATACTTTTGGAATGTGGATGATAAAAGCTGGAGAATTAGGATTATTCCTTTATGGAGTTCTTCAAAGATTCTTAATTCCTTTTGGACTTCACCATGTTTTAAACTCAATAGTTAGATTTATGTTTGGAGAATATACAAATGCAGCTGGTCAAACATTTATAGGTGACCAAGTAAGATTCTTTGCAGGAGACCCAACAGCAGGAATATATATGGCTGGAGCTTTTGCAATTATGATGTTTGGACTTCCTGGAGCAGCTTTTGCTATCTATAGATGTGCAAAACCTAGCAGAAAAAAAGCTGTATTAGGAATTTTAATCAGTGTGGCTTTAACATCATTCTTAACAGGAATCACTGAACCAATAGAATTCTTATTTATATTCACAGCTCCATTATTATTTGTAGCTCACTCAATATTTATGGGACTATCATACGCTTTAACAAATTATCTTGGAGTTTTACACGGTTTTGGTTTCTCAGCAAGATTAATTGACTACATTCTAAACTTTAAACTTGCTACAAAACCATTATTAATATTACCTCTAGGGGCATTCTTCTTTGTACTTTATTATGTTACTTTCTCATTCATTATCAAAAAAATGAACTACCAAACTTTAGGAAGAGAAAGTGAAGAAGAAATAGAAAAATTAAATGAAAATAAAAAAGTAGAAGAAGATGGAGAAGTTGACAACTTTATCATCGCTTTAGGTGGATTAGATAACTTTATAACTGCTGATTCTTGCATCACAAGACTTAGACTTGATCTAAAAGATAGAAGCTTAGTAGATGAAAAAATGTTAAAACAATTAGGCTCTAAAGGAGTTATCAAACCAGGACAAACAAGTGTTCAAGTAATTTTAGGAGCTAAAGCAGAAAGAATAGCTAATGGAATAAGAGAAAAATTAAGCAGTAAATAG
- a CDS encoding DUF3604 domain-containing protein, translating into MKLLWCDLHANIHSEQLKDIEKWYEFGKEMTDFWPIAYYPFYMRKDETGLGVEDIHSEEKRNSDWEKIREFVKNTSTDDYLLFMGYEWQGAGKDGDHNVFYKNLDQMLHAPMRYQELTELLPAGEAIAVPHHLAYASGHRGKNWATHNEKYSPFAEIFSSHGSSESDTTDIHMGRHVHMGPRTSGNDVMSGLKQGKICGIIASGDNHVVPAMFGHGLMACYAEEYTRDGIFEAFLNRRVYGVTGAKTKLYYTLNDQLLGSVIEPSVDNKYTAFVDVECGNAIDRIEFIRNGVAEHTYVHNGTWENEKLEGTIKFKFRTDFGWGPDLRIYPDITKKEWQGEVITEGKILSVEKLWTNPGQKVIEQTDKNYKFELLTKKTTQTGKWMGASGIQTEGFIFEVETDINSKMTFIVNGKTFVYTVAEILEGSKLNGFVEEAVELAKERFGFSEYYRTDPFWHNAYKFKINQGFPEIAYKKQISYTFDGLKTDNKDFFMVKIHQKNGEVAWSSPVWVRTK; encoded by the coding sequence ATGAAATTACTTTGGTGTGATTTACACGCAAATATTCATTCAGAGCAATTAAAAGATATTGAAAAATGGTATGAATTTGGTAAAGAGATGACAGACTTTTGGCCAATAGCTTATTATCCATTTTATATGAGAAAAGATGAAACAGGACTTGGAGTAGAGGATATCCACAGTGAAGAAAAAAGAAACTCTGATTGGGAAAAAATAAGAGAGTTTGTAAAAAATACTTCAACAGATGATTACTTATTATTTATGGGATATGAATGGCAAGGAGCAGGAAAAGACGGAGACCATAACGTTTTTTATAAAAATCTAGATCAAATGTTACATGCTCCAATGAGATATCAAGAATTAACAGAACTATTGCCAGCGGGCGAAGCAATAGCTGTACCTCACCATCTTGCTTATGCTTCTGGTCACAGAGGAAAAAATTGGGCAACACACAATGAGAAATATTCTCCATTCGCAGAGATCTTCTCATCTCACGGAAGTTCTGAAAGTGATACAACTGACATTCATATGGGAAGACACGTTCATATGGGACCAAGAACATCTGGAAATGATGTTATGTCTGGATTAAAACAAGGAAAAATCTGTGGAATTATTGCTTCTGGAGATAACCACGTTGTACCAGCTATGTTTGGTCATGGATTAATGGCTTGTTATGCTGAAGAATATACAAGAGATGGAATTTTTGAAGCTTTCTTAAATAGAAGAGTTTATGGAGTTACTGGTGCAAAAACAAAACTTTACTATACATTAAACGACCAATTATTAGGAAGTGTAATTGAACCATCAGTTGACAACAAATATACAGCTTTCGTTGATGTTGAGTGTGGAAATGCTATTGACAGAATCGAATTTATAAGAAACGGAGTAGCAGAACATACTTATGTTCATAACGGAACTTGGGAAAATGAAAAATTAGAGGGAACAATCAAATTTAAATTTAGAACTGACTTTGGTTGGGGACCAGATTTAAGAATTTATCCAGATATTACTAAAAAAGAGTGGCAAGGAGAAGTTATCACAGAAGGAAAAATCTTATCTGTTGAAAAATTATGGACAAACCCTGGTCAAAAAGTAATAGAGCAAACTGATAAAAATTATAAATTTGAATTATTAACTAAAAAAACAACTCAAACAGGAAAATGGATGGGAGCTTCTGGAATACAAACTGAAGGATTCATATTTGAAGTTGAAACCGATATAAATTCAAAAATGACTTTCATCGTAAATGGAAAAACTTTTGTTTATACAGTTGCTGAAATTTTAGAAGGAAGTAAATTAAATGGTTTTGTAGAAGAAGCTGTTGAACTAGCAAAAGAAAGATTTGGATTTAGTGAATACTACAGAACAGATCCTTTCTGGCACAATGCTTATAAATTTAAAATCAATCAAGGATTCCCAGAAATAGCTTACAAAAAACAAATCTCTTATACTTTTGATGGATTAAAAACTGATAATAAAGATTTCTTTATGGTTAAAATACATCAAAAAAATGGAGAAGTTGCTTGGTCTTCACCAGTTTGGGTAAGAACAAAATAA